The following are encoded together in the Anaerostipes caccae L1-92 genome:
- a CDS encoding sigma-70 family RNA polymerase sigma factor yields MQIEERIQELIKAAGQNHNVIQLDEVDQVFDKSLSEQEFDYVIGRLKDQNIEFSDFTAAGHADTAEAENAVMEDSVKAYLHRIGRIPLLSKDQEERLAKEIEAGSQSAKDKMINSNLRLVVSVAKRYAAGSGMALLDLIQEGNIGLMKAVDKFDYRRGYKFSTYAMWWIRQSVTRAIADQARTIRIPVHMKEKMGKVSGAARKFLEENGREPNADELAELMEISRDQMDEIMRLYSDTVSLDSPVGEEEDAMLMNFVADESMPEQYQTAEQGILSEQINEILSELTEREQTILRLRFGFVENRIWTLEEVGREYHVTRERIRQIEGKALRKLKMKKETKSLRAYIED; encoded by the coding sequence GTGCAGATAGAGGAACGGATACAAGAACTTATAAAGGCTGCCGGGCAGAACCATAATGTCATTCAGCTGGATGAGGTCGATCAGGTCTTTGATAAGAGTTTGAGTGAGCAGGAATTTGATTATGTTATCGGCCGTCTGAAAGACCAAAATATAGAATTTTCGGATTTTACAGCGGCAGGCCATGCAGACACGGCGGAAGCTGAAAATGCTGTGATGGAGGATTCAGTGAAGGCTTATCTGCACAGGATAGGCAGGATTCCGCTGCTTTCCAAAGACCAGGAAGAAAGACTGGCAAAGGAAATTGAAGCGGGAAGCCAGTCGGCAAAAGATAAAATGATCAATTCCAACCTGCGTCTGGTCGTCAGTGTTGCAAAAAGGTATGCTGCAGGCAGCGGCATGGCGCTTCTGGATCTGATCCAGGAAGGCAATATAGGGCTTATGAAAGCGGTGGACAAGTTTGATTACCGGAGAGGATACAAGTTCAGTACCTATGCCATGTGGTGGATCCGGCAGTCTGTCACAAGGGCTATCGCGGACCAGGCCAGGACGATCCGGATACCCGTCCACATGAAAGAAAAGATGGGGAAAGTCAGCGGTGCGGCCAGAAAATTTTTAGAAGAAAACGGACGGGAACCCAATGCAGATGAACTGGCAGAATTGATGGAAATCAGCAGGGATCAGATGGATGAGATCATGAGATTGTACAGTGACACTGTATCTCTAGACTCTCCGGTCGGAGAAGAGGAAGATGCGATGCTCATGAATTTTGTAGCGGACGAGAGCATGCCGGAACAATATCAGACGGCGGAGCAGGGAATTCTCTCTGAACAGATAAATGAGATATTGTCAGAACTCACCGAACGTGAACAGACGATTTTAAGGCTGCGTTTTGGATTTGTAGAAAATAGGATCTGGACACTGGAGGAAGTAGGGAGAGAATATCATGTGACGAGAGAGCGCATACGCCAGATCGAAGGAAAAGCTTTGAGAAAGCTGAAAATGAAAAAGGAAACGAAATCTCTAAGAGCCTATATTGAAGACTGA